One Brassica napus cultivar Da-Ae chromosome C2, Da-Ae, whole genome shotgun sequence DNA window includes the following coding sequences:
- the LOC106380214 gene encoding transcription factor RAX3, whose translation MGRAPCCDKANVKKGPWSPEEDAKLKDYIESSGTGGNWIALPQKIGLRRCGKSCRLRWLNYLRPNIKHGGFSEEEDNIICNLYVTIGSRWSIIAAQLPGRTDNDIKNYWNTRLKKKLLNKQRKEFQEARMKQEMVMMKRQQQGQCQSNGSTDLYLNNMFGSSPWPLLPQLPPPHCQVPLVMMEPTSCNYYQPTPSCALEQKPLIPLKNMVKIEEEPERSNPDHHYPEDSMTNSYDLSFSQLLLDPNYYLESGGGEGEFALMSSSTNSPLPNTSGDHHQHQKEITQWFGSSNFQTEAINDVFLNNNNLANFETNDENAKLYANSSVTGAGAAFAGGTTSTSADQSTISWEDITSLVNSDDASYFNGPNHV comes from the exons ATGGGAAGAGCACCGTGTTGTGACAAGGCTAACGTGAAGAAAGGGCCTTGGTCTCCTGAAGAAGATGCAAAGCTCAAAGATTACATCGAGAGTAGTGGCACAGGAGGCAACTGGATCGCTTTGCCTCAGAAGATTG GTCTAAGGAGATGTGGGAAGAGTTGCAGACTAAGGTGGCTTAACTATTTGAGACCTAACATCAAACATGGTGGCTTCTCTGAGGAAGAGGACAACATCATTTGTAACCTCTATGTTACTATTGGTAGCAG gtggTCTATAATTGCTGCACAATTGCCTGGAAGAACAGACAACGATATCAAGAACTATTGGAACACGAggctgaagaagaagcttcttaacaaacaaagaaaagagTTCCAAGAAGCTCGGATGAAGCAAGAGATGGTGATGATGAAACGACAGCAACAAGGACAATGCCAAAGTAATGGTAGTACGGATCTTTATCTGAACAACATGTTTGGATCATCACCATGGCCATTACTGCCTCAGCTTCCTCCTCCTCATTGTCAAGTACCTCTTGTGATGATGGAACCAACAAGCTGCAATTACTACCAACCGACACCGTCTTGCGCATTAGAACAAAAGCCATTGATCCCACTCAAGAACATGGTCAAGATTGAAGAAGAACCGGAGAGATCAAACCCTGATCATCATTATCCGGAAGACTCAATGACAAACTCTTATGATCTTTCCTTTTCTCAGCTTTTGTTAGATCCTAATTACTACCTGGAAtcaggaggaggagaaggagagtTTGCTCTCATGAGTAGCAGTACGAACTCTCCATTACCAAACACAAGTGGTGATCACCATCAACATCAAAAAGAGATTACTCAATGGTTTGGGAGTAGTAATTTTCAAACAGAAGCTATCAATGATGTGTTCTTAAACAACAACAACTTAGCGAATTTTGAGACCAACGACGAGAACGCAAAACTATATGCAAACTCATCAGTAACCGGAGCTGGAGCAGCGTTTGCCGGAGGAACGACGAGTACATCGGCTGATCAAAGCACAATAAGTTGGGAGGACATAACCTCTCTTGTTAACTCCGATGATGCAAGTTACTTCAATGGGCCAAAtcatgtgtaa
- the LOC106415781 gene encoding 1-aminocyclopropane-1-carboxylate synthase 5 — MKQLSTKVTSNGHGQDSSYFLGWEEYEKNPYDEIKNPNGMIQMGLAENQLCFDLIESWLAKNPDAASLKRNGQSIFRELALFQDYHGMPEFKKAMAEFMEEIRGNRVTFDPKKIVLAAGSTSANETLMFCLAEPGDAFLLPTPYYPGFDRDLKWRTGAEIVPIHCSSSNGFQITEAALQQAYQQAHKLDLKVKGVLVTNPSNPLGTALTRRELNLLVDFISSKNIHLISDEIYSGTMFGFEQFISVMDVLKDKKLENTEVSKRVHVVYSLSKDLGLPGFRVGAIYSNDDMIVSAATKMSSFGLVSSQTQYLLSALLSDKKFTSQYLEENQKRLKSRQKRLVSGIESAGITCLRSNAGLFCWVDMRHLLDTNTFEAELDLWKKIVYNVKLNISPGSSCHCTEPGWFRVCFANMSEDTLDLALKRLKTFVESTDCGRMISRSSHERLKSLRKKTVSNWVFRVSWSDRVPDER; from the exons ATGAAACAGCTTTCAACAAAAGTGACAAGCAATGGTCATGGACAAGACTCATCCTACTTCTTGGGATGGGAAGAGTACGAGAAGAATCCTTACGATGAGATCAAGAACCCTAATGGGATGATCCAGATGGGTCTTGCCGAAAATCAGCTATGTTTCGATCTCATCGAGTCATGGTTAGCTAAGAACCCAGACGCAGCTAGTCTCAAGAGGAACGGTCAATCCATTTTCAGAGAGCTTGCTCTCTTTCAAGACTATCACGGCATGCCTGAATTCAAAAAA gctATGGCTGAGTTCATGGAAGAGATAAGAGGAAACAGAGTCACATTTGATCCCAAAAAGATTGTTTTAGCCGCTGGTTCGACCTCAGCGAACGAGACACTCATGTTTTGTCTCGCTGAGCCTGGCGATGCTTTCCTTTTGCCTACTCCTTACTATCCTGG ATTTGATAGAGATCTTAAATGGAGAACTGGAGCTGAGATCGTGCCGATTCACTGCTCAAGCTCCAATGGCTTCCAAATCACGGAAGCAGCTCTTCAACAAGCTTACCAACAAGCCCACaaacttgatctcaaagtcaAAGGAGTTCTTGTCACGAATCCATCAAACCCACTTGGCACTGCGTTGACTAGACGTGAACTTAACCTTCTCGTTGACTTCATCTCTTCCAAGAACATTCATCTCATCAGCGACGAGATCTACTCAGGCACTATGTTCGGGTTTGAACAGTTCATAAGCGTGATGGATGTCTTGAAAGACAAGAAACTCGAAAACACCGAGGTTTCTAAAAGAGTCCACGTCGTTTATAGCCTTTCCAAGGATCTAGGGCTTCCTGGTTTCCGCGTGGGAGCCATCTACTCCAACGACGACATGATCGTTTCCGCCGCGACAAAAATGTCGAGTTTCGGTCTTGTTTCTTCTCAGACTCAATACCTTCTCTCTGCATTGCTCTCAGACAAAAAGTTCACAAGCCAATACCTCGAGGAGAATCAGAAACGGCTCAAGTCCAGACAGAAACGCCTAGTGTCTGGTATTGAGTCCGCAGGGATTACTTGCCTGCGAAGCAACGCGGGTTTGTTCTGTTGGGTCGACATGAGACACCTCTTGGACACAAACACATTCGAAGCTGAGCTTGACCTCTGGAAAAAGATTGTCTACAACGTGAAACTAAACATCTCACCCGGTTCGTCGTGTCACTGCACCGAACCGggttggtttagggtttgtttcGCTAATATGAGCGAGGATACACTCGATTTGGCCTTGAAGAGACTCAAAACATTCGTAGAGTCGACAGACTGTGGACGGATGATATCAAGAAGCAGCCATGAAAGGCTCAAGAGTTTGAGGAAGAAGACAGTCTCTAACTGGGTTTTCCGGGTTTCATGGTCCGACCGTGTGCCTGATGAGCGATGA
- the LOC111203278 gene encoding uncharacterized protein LOC111203278: protein MTAPAPSRFRPPPDPPPCKLFWFESLSPTIPPDPPDPPDASSVLALFRFLNAAASLSSHAFPKIQDLESHSPILTSKMRGGDTHHLSVGVSSFVSGRLCTAGCSLLYHRRTVWSPFRSCPDVLFQVCLCASLSVHYSVEWYETWVVWEALDMRLLVLICDVPMESFSLGSTLVLIEETLSMIFLLLKPVETSTFLLGVSCLEQSIFPIFPHVWSELDEQALLVLQGFSSQLVHFSAFEAVIVTLWSVCLSVWLAMALLYTPVMEFKLVSV from the exons ATGACTGCTCCTGCTCCGTCGCGTTTCAGGCCTCCTCCCGACCCACCACCGTGTAAGCTTTTTTGGTTTGAATCTCTCTCTCCCACCATTCCGCCGGACCCACCAGACCCTCCCGACGCTTCCTCTGTTCTCGCTCTGTTTCGTTTCCTCAACGCCGCCGCCAGCCTTTCATCCCATGCGTTTCCCAAAATCCAAGATCTGGAATCTCATTCGCCAATTTTGACGAGTAAGATGAGAGGCGGAGACACTCATCACTTGTCTGTTGGTGTCTCATCTTTCGTCTCAGGGCGTCTATGTACTGCTGGATGCAGTTTGTTATACCACCGGCGCACAGTGTGGTCTCCTTTTCGATCATGTCCTGATGTTCTCTTCCAGGTTTGCCTCTGCGCTTCACTCTCGGTTCATTATTCTGTTGAATGGTATGAAACATGGGTTGTATGGGAGGCACTGGATATGCGGCTCCTGGTATTAATTTGTGATGTTCCGATGGAGTCTTTCTCCTTAGGTTCTACTCTTGTGCTC ATTGAAGAAACACTATCTATGATATTCCTTCTGTTGAAGCCGGTTGAGACGAGTACTTTTCTCTTGGGTGTTTCCTGTCTGGAGCAATCTATTTTCCCAATATTTCCTCATGTATGGAGCGAATTGGATGAACAAGCATTGCTGGTATTGCAAGGATTTTCTTCCCAGCTAGTGCATTTCTCTGCCTTTGAGGCAGTGATTGTGACCCTTTGG TCAGTTTGTTTGTCTGTTTGGCTTGCTATGGCCTTGTTGTATACTCCTGTAATGGAGTTTAAACTCGTTTCAGTATAA
- the LOC106431207 gene encoding uncharacterized protein LOC106431207 yields MDAGAEVDVDRTVDAESGLKKASGGRLEPSSSNQGEILGTLATVEEDSQAIAESFSSLFVSLRSTLSEATGSSVDHMTCFGDAAGRLQETALDASTKGNRYINSCLRLNEEIKGVDTLAARLKQLRRNMDVLDTAVNKLLRPP; encoded by the exons ATGGACGCCGGAGCTGAAGTTGATGTGGACCGGACGGTGGATGCGGAATCTGGGTTGAAGAAAGCCAGCGGCGGAAGATTGGAGCCGTCTTCTTCGAATCAGGGGGAGATATTGGGAACACTTGCTACGGTGGAGGAGGATTCACAAGCAATCGCGGAGAGCTTCTCGTCTCTCTTCGTTTCCCTCCGATCGACTCTCTCTGAG GCTACAGGAAGCTCAGTTGATCACATGACTTGCTTTGGAGATGCAGCTGGACGCCTTCAGGAAACCG CTCTAGATGCATCCACTAAAGGGAACCGCTACATCAACTCTTGCCTCAG ATTAAACGAGGAAATTAAAGGCGTTGATACTCTGGCGGCTCGGTT AAAGCAGCTGAGGAGAAATATGGATGTTCTTGACACGGCTGTGAACAAGCTTCTCCGTCCTCCATGA